In the genome of Bradyrhizobium ottawaense, the window CCGGTTCCCCCGCACCACCTAACCTCAAGGCCTCGCCCGGCAAGGGCGCTCTCAACCGTGCCCCGGTGCTGCGGCCGGGGGAGTCCGCCGCACTCCGGGAGCAGCTGTTGCGCCAGCTCGAAGCGCTGCCCGCCAGCACCGATCTGCTCAGCTGGGCCATGGCGAGCCTCCCGCTCAAGAACAGCCTGCAGGAGCCGGATGCCCGGCACGTCGAGGCAGCTTATCAGGCCAAGCTTGAGGACGCTGGCCGTGCTCAGGCCGAGCAGACCGCCGACTTCAATGGCATGCCAAACCTGCCCGCAGCGCCTGCTGCTGACGCCGAGGCCGCGCTGCAACCCGCGCTCCCCGAGGCCGGGCTCGCCTATCCCAAGGAGCCGCCGCGCAGACGCAGCAAGGCGCACCTGTTGTTTGTTAGGGGGCAGCCCTGCCTGGTGTGCCGGCAAACCCCGTGCGATGCGCATCATCTGAAATTCGCTCAAGCCCGGGCGCTCGGCCGTAAGGTCAGCGATGAGTTCACTGTCCCCCTGTGCCGCGCGCATCACCAGGAGCTGCATCAGCACGGCAACGAACGGGCGTGGTGGGCGAACCTGCAGATCGCGCCGGTGCCGGTGGCACAGGAGCTGTGGGCGGCGAGCCCCGTCCACGATCCTGCCAACGTCGCCGCCGCGCCTGTGCCTATCAGCTTTGGGTCGGAGGCCGCCCGATGAACGGCCTGTTCCCAACCGGGCGCGCGCTAGCCATAACGGCGTTGCCGGCCGAGTTTGAGTCCTTGGCGCCCCCGCCCCTGCTGCTGCCGGGCGAACAGCTCGAACACTACCAGGCGCTCCGGCAGGCGATCTTTGCCGACCTCGCGCCGCGGTCTGCCATCGAGTGGCTGCTCGCCATTGACGTCGCCGAGCTGTCCTGGGACATCCAGCGCTACCGCATGTTGCGGCATAAATTGCTCGAGGCCTATCGCCACAAGGCGGTTGAGGCGGCGCTGCGGCGCATCGACATGGTTGGAATTGATCCCGAGTTCGAAGCGGAGGCCGAGACCTACACGCTGGAAAATGCCCTGAGCTGGCGGATGGATCCCATCGCTGCGTCCGAGATCGAGGCGCGGCTCGCGACCTATGGCTTCGACCAACGCGCCATCACCACCGAAGTCTACCTTCAGGCGCGCGAGGTCCTGGTCTTGTTCGAGGGGCTGCTCAACGCGGCACAAACCAAGCGCATGCTGCTCCTTCGCGAAATCAGGAATCAGCGCCTCCTGAGCACACCGATGCGCCGGCCGCGCTGAACGTTGCGCTCCCGAGCTCTCGGTTCCGGCTTGCGCTCAAGGACAAACTCGTTGACCGGTCCGGAGCACAGCTTGCGAGGCAATACCGCAGGCGCAGCATTGCACCCGCACCTTCGGGCCGTCTCCCAGTGAGGTGCCGGCATTTTCAGCCAATGCGCTGCGTCCTGGGCCTGGTCCGATGCAGGTCGCTCCCCCAGGCCAGCACGCGACCTAGATCATTCGATTTTTGATCGTCCTCAGATTGCGGAGGTAATAGCCTTCTGCCTGAACGGCTGACTTGATTGCATCGCTGACCTTGAGAACTCTCTTTCTGCTCCTGCGCCACTTATGTGCAGAGTAAAGCACGGGTACAGCAGAGCCTGTGCTTAGAACGAGCAGGTCACGCTTCCCATTGCGGTAGACATCAAACACTTTTTGACCCCGCTGATCGTATAGAACTAAACAGGAAATATGTTTCGATCGTCTCTCACCTAGCTTAGTGTCTGGAACGGTTTTGCGGGTTGTAAATCTGCAACGTCCGGGATTTCTTCAGTGTGTTCCGGAATAGGAACGAACTGGCGCAAAGCGCGGCCATGGGTTTGATCAAACTCTCGCGTGCGGTCAAGCTGAAGAGCTTACCGAATTCCGCTACAGCTATATGAGCAATTGTCTAGATGACGCTGTCGGATCGCGTGAAGTCGATTATGCAAGTCGTGTTGGAAGAGACGTGCCGGGAGCTTCCGAACGGGGTGACCATGAGAGCCGGAAGGTCATTGCCGAACAGCTTCTTGCAGCTGCCGAAGCCGGGCACACCACCTTGGATGAACTGCGGGCTGCTGCGCTGCGTGCATTCCCGAGCGCAGCAAAGACGACACGGCAATAAAGAGGCGTTGGGCACAGCTTGTGGCTTCGGTGCTGATCGAAGAAATCGCTTTGACTATCTGCCAAGGTAGGACTGCCGAGCGCCCATTGCGCCGACTGCGTTTTGCTTACGAAGCTGCTGGCCTCACTTGAGAGCAAGAACGAGGACACCCGGCGGGTGCGTGCGAGCTGGACAGATCCCAACTAGGAGGGGCCCTCAGTAAGGACGCCTGAAGCGATGGCAGCCTTAGTTTTGAGGTTGTCTTCACCGTCTACGCACCCACAAGAGACTAAGCGAGCCGAAGTCGGCTTTGGGTCACGAGCGGCTGTGGAGGCCAGCAGCCCGCTCGTCCGGTCTCCTCTCAACAGCAGACGCCGGCTATCACGCAAGAGGGCAGCTAGGGACCACAAGGCGACATTCGAAAGGATGAGGGTCTCTAGCTGATGCGGCGTTACTCGTCGAAAGCTACGCCGATCTGACCGTCCTTTCGCCAAACAATATGGCAGCGCCTAGCTGCCGCGCCGAGCTGACCTTCGACAGACGCGACGCAACTTCGCAGATGCGCCCGCAGCTATCGTCAGCTACCTGACTTTACTTCTGCAATCGCTTCAAGCAATCGCTCCGCGATGCTCTCCAGCTGCGCCGCCGCCCGGAGATAAGTGCGAGCGATGATGGTCAGTGTTTGGCGACGGGCCGCCGTCACCGCGAGTTCAGCCAGTTGTTCTGCCTCGGCAGCGTTGTCGCGGTATCGCTTTGCTTCAGCAATGCATTGATCCAATCGTCCTGCCGAAGCAAGTTCGCCGGTTATTAGGCATACACGACCCCAGCCTTCGGTGGTGGTAATTGCGCTGCTAGTAAGTGAGGTCGAAAGCAAGGCTGTGATCTTCGGAGGTGTTACGGAGGCGAACCTGCCGCAGGATCTTAAAAACTCGCGCCGATCGTCTTCTTCTGGAGAGGACATTGCGGCTTCCTGTGATTTGTTTGAAATATTTACTAGTCGATTAGAGAGTTAAGCAGCTCAATTATGAAATGTAACTATATCCCATGTCGTATCGGAGACCCGCCGCCGCGGGCATTGAAATTTTGACGAGGTCCGGTGCGGGTCAAAATGCGAAGACCTCGAACTGAGCAAATCTGGTCCTGCCTCAACGAGCGGACTTCCGACCGCCGAGGCGCAACTTCGCAGATGGGCCACAACCGGACCCATGTATTGCCGCAACTTTCAGGCTTGGTGGACCACGTTGAAAAAACATGCATCACGACGAGACGGTCCGAGCGCAAGGAACGAGGTTTGGAACGCATGTGCGGTGTGCGGGCAGTGTTAGTATCGGCTCAGGTCAACAGATCGTACTGAGAAGGCGCGAAAATGAAATCTTCAGGCCTGAGCGTTTGCTCGCTGAGCACAACCACGTCGTTGCCCGGACTGAACGTGACCGTGCTCTCGTGCGTGACAGGATCGAACGGTCATGCTCAGATTGCTGAAGTTCTCGATACCGAGCGCAGAGACGTCGATGTGATCGGCGCCCCGATTCGAGAGTCCCTGTCCGAAGTCCTCGACTTTATCGTGCCCGTTATCGAAATCGAACACGAACGTGTCGTTCCCTCCTTGGGCAAAGCCGAGCATCATCTGGGCATCGCCCCAGATGTTATCGTTTCCCGTGCCGCTAACCAGCTTGTCGCCGCCGCCGCGCGCGTAGGCGGACATGGATTGGGCGTCGCCGACGAGAATGGTCTCGTAGCTGTCCGCGGCATGCGGATACGGATCATTGCCGCCGACCAAGGTGTCATTGCCGCCAAGCGCGCGGCCCGACATAGTCGACGCATCGCCATATGCTTGATTGATAAGCTGGGAAAATACGTTGCCGCCGAGATAGGTGTCGTCGCCGCCAACGGCCTGTTCGCCCATATTGCCGCCAGCATCGCCGTAGAAGAGATTCTGGTTTTGCGTGCCTGAGGCCTGGAATGTGTCGTTGCCGCCGTAGGAACGACCAGACATGTCGCCCGCGGCGTCGCCATAGAACGTACTTCCCCCTAAGCCGGTCTTGTTGAACGTGTCGTCCCCTCCGTGGGCAGAGCCGGACAGGTTTCCGCCAGCATCGCCGGAAAAGACATTTCGGTCGGCGAGTGTTGCATCGCTAGAGTCGTCGAACCTGTCGTTTCCGCCGGCGGCAGAAGCGGACATATTTGCACCGGCATCGCCAAAGACGAAATTGAACGGATTAATCCCGCTCACAGCGAAACCATCGTTGCCGCCGGCCGCATGACCGGCCATGTCGCCTCCGGCGTCACCATAGAGATAGTTGTTGTACTCGGATCCGCTCGCAGTGAAGCTGTCATTGCCGCCGCGGGTATGCCCGAGCAAGCCTCCGCCAGCGTCGCCATAGAACACAAAACTGCCATCCGGTCCGATGCGACCAACGAATGTGTCATTACCGCCGACCGCGCAGTTGATCAGGTTTCCACCCGCATCTCCATACACGGTAATTGTTTGATGTCCGCCAGCGGTGACACCGAAGTTGTCGTCACCACCCTTGGACTGACCGGACAATATCTCGCCAGCGTCGCCATAGGCATTCACCCTCACTCCGGGCGTAAAGGCCAGGGGCAACTCGAGATTGAACATGTCATTGCCCGCAATGGCCCAGTCCGAGATATTGCCTCCAGCGTCACCGTACATATCCAGGCTGAAAGTCTCGCCAGGAATTATAGCGGACGCCGGTAATTGAGCTGACAACGTGTCGCTGCCACCCCGGGCATGATGAGAAATGTTTCCGCCCGCATCACCGAATAGGCTTCCAGAGCCGGACGTCAGCAACGTGTCGTTGCCGCCGATCGCGCGGCCGAGCAAGTCCACGCCAGCATCCCCGAACAGTGTGTTTGTCGGATCGGAACCAACCAGTGTTTGCGCTGCGCCATGCTGTCGTCCCGTGAGTGATCCACTTGTGTCGCCAAAGAGAACAGCCATGTGACCCTCCCTTGTGGTTTGCAGGTTGCCGCGGAGATGCGTCCCCAATGACTTACAATGTTTCGTTGTTAAAATTAAATCACATTTTCAAACTAATTAAATCACATATTTAAATAGATTCCGGGTGGGTAAGCTGCGATGGTTTCGCAACTGAGCCGCTCCTATCCAGCCTTACATTGGCAATCATGACTACCCGCCAGGACCCACGGGCTTCCGCTCCAGGTCAAATGCTGCCATCGCGCACCATGCCGCGATTGGTCAGCTGAGGGCCACAACCGGACTCATGTATTGCCGCAACTTTCAGGCTTGATGTTGACCACGTTGAAAAACATGCATCACGACTCCGAGCGCAAGGAACGAGGTTTGGAACGCACGCGACGCCGAAGTCAGCCATGGG includes:
- a CDS encoding ERF family protein; protein product: MHQASEHIGAIAAALARAQAELTNPEKTLTAQIRSPFLRDDDRTFRYASLASGLDIVRKTLSQQEIATIQTTRVEPTTGHIHLTTLLAHSSGEWISSDWPVCAARDIEAPHRMGAALTYARRYALFALVGIAGEDDLDAPDTAAGSPAPPNLKASPGKGALNRAPVLRPGESAALREQLLRQLEALPASTDLLSWAMASLPLKNSLQEPDARHVEAAYQAKLEDAGRAQAEQTADFNGMPNLPAAPAADAEAALQPALPEAGLAYPKEPPRRRSKAHLLFVRGQPCLVCRQTPCDAHHLKFAQARALGRKVSDEFTVPLCRAHHQELHQHGNERAWWANLQIAPVPVAQELWAASPVHDPANVAAAPVPISFGSEAAR